Proteins encoded in a region of the Bacillus sp. T3 genome:
- a CDS encoding bile acid:sodium symporter family protein — MLVSLNRIMERMMPIITPVSVIIGVLLADGLKSYSFLVPWIFAIMTFIGSLGSNIKSLKDVVLHPMRLFTVLLILHVIMPLWALLLGHLTFSGDAHTITGIILATLIPTGITSVIWVSVYSGNTALALMIILVDTFLSPFVVPYSVSLFAGESVVIDVFGMMKGLVGMVVLPSLIGMLLNELTKGKIKQKLGIPLAPFSKLGLAAVVMINSSVVSPYLKQVDLKLFMIAALSLTVSASGYIISVLIGKLLKWSREDVTSLMFTGGMRNISAGAVLAVAYFDPAVAVPVVIGMLFQQVLASSFGALLHKSYKKPFIQKQVKGA; from the coding sequence ATGTTAGTTTCTCTAAATCGAATCATGGAGCGAATGATGCCAATTATTACCCCCGTGAGTGTAATAATCGGTGTGTTGTTAGCAGATGGATTAAAGTCCTACTCATTCTTAGTACCATGGATTTTTGCAATCATGACCTTCATTGGAAGTTTAGGCTCCAATATAAAATCATTAAAGGATGTCGTGCTTCACCCAATGCGCTTGTTTACTGTCCTTCTGATTCTTCATGTCATCATGCCGTTGTGGGCGCTTCTTTTAGGACACCTCACCTTTAGTGGAGATGCACATACGATTACGGGAATTATTTTAGCCACTCTCATTCCAACTGGCATAACGAGTGTCATTTGGGTATCTGTCTATAGCGGTAATACGGCGTTAGCCTTAATGATTATACTGGTCGATACTTTTCTATCCCCGTTTGTTGTTCCTTACAGCGTATCATTGTTTGCAGGAGAGTCAGTAGTCATTGATGTGTTTGGAATGATGAAAGGATTAGTTGGAATGGTTGTGCTCCCATCATTAATAGGGATGCTGTTAAATGAACTAACAAAGGGAAAAATAAAGCAGAAACTCGGAATTCCATTAGCTCCGTTTTCCAAGCTTGGATTAGCAGCGGTGGTTATGATTAATAGTTCAGTTGTTTCGCCATATTTAAAACAGGTTGATTTGAAATTGTTTATGATTGCCGCTCTTTCTTTAACGGTGTCTGCATCAGGCTATATCATTTCCGTTCTCATTGGCAAGCTTTTAAAATGGAGCAGGGAGGATGTCACCTCCTTAATGTTTACGGGTGGGATGAGAAACATTAGTGCTGGGGCCGTTCTTGCCGTTGCCTATTTTGACCCAGCAGTAGCGGTTCCGGTTGTCATCGGGATGCTATTTCAACAAGTATTAGCCTCTTCGTTCGGTGCGCTCCTTCATAAATCATACAAAAAACCATTCATTCAAAAACAAGTCAAAGGTGCCTAA
- a CDS encoding helix-turn-helix transcriptional regulator — protein sequence MLGKQIKNLREQHGYSITELAKLANVSKSYLSLIERDIKKNPSLLFLDKMAKTLNTNIEYLLGTDMDDKQKNRNSDLDNDWTDLILLAINSGACKVEFRNYLDTIKCQKNKKQGV from the coding sequence TTGCTAGGTAAACAAATAAAAAATTTAAGAGAACAACATGGCTACTCGATTACAGAACTTGCTAAGCTTGCAAATGTTTCTAAATCCTATTTAAGTCTAATTGAACGGGACATTAAGAAGAATCCATCCCTTCTGTTTTTAGATAAAATGGCAAAAACATTAAATACGAATATCGAGTATCTACTTGGCACAGACATGGATGATAAACAAAAAAATCGTAATTCCGATTTAGATAATGATTGGACAGATTTAATTTTGTTGGCGATTAATTCAGGAGCCTGTAAGGTTGAATTTAGGAACTATCTAGATACAATCAAATGTCAAAAAAATAAAAAACAAGGTGTATAA
- a CDS encoding DUF5658 family protein, translating to MGVIFFIKNNKRGGILNYLFHYLSALNILDAVLTFFGLEYSIIGEMNPIMEKLYNIHPLIFLFSKFILSFCLYLFIIFKRVPKSKSSKVITYVATGLYTFIFVLHSVWLIEYVSLYT from the coding sequence ATGGGGGTAATATTCTTTATAAAGAACAACAAAAGGGGTGGGATTTTGAATTATTTATTTCACTATTTATCAGCTTTAAATATTCTTGATGCCGTTCTCACATTTTTTGGACTGGAATATTCCATAATTGGTGAGATGAATCCAATTATGGAGAAGTTATATAACATACATCCATTAATCTTTTTGTTTTCAAAGTTTATCCTATCCTTTTGTCTGTATTTATTTATCATTTTTAAAAGAGTTCCTAAGTCAAAATCTTCAAAAGTCATTACTTATGTGGCAACTGGACTGTATACCTTTATTTTTGTTCTCCACAGTGTTTGGTTGATCGAATACGTTTCCTTATACACATGA